One window of Triticum dicoccoides isolate Atlit2015 ecotype Zavitan chromosome 5A, WEW_v2.0, whole genome shotgun sequence genomic DNA carries:
- the LOC119297155 gene encoding uncharacterized protein LOC119297155: MSASSSSSGFEQLPPLISCPQCGGRIFTWIARVGQNAGIHFYKCVNKDSGICNYMRTKEKYLAELSFHLGMTQQTGYDSSQAGSVMNCRVRVVEQQRSVPAVGQAIRVNQAGSSVAALCVLVFLDAAILFVGVLFSWRC, from the exons ATgtctgcatcatcatcatcaagcgGCTTCGAGCAACTCCCGCCGCTAATCAGCTGCCCTCAGTGCGGCGGTAGGATCTTCACCTGGATTGCTCGGGTGGGGCAGAATGCAGGCATTCATTTCTACAAGTGTGTCAACAAGGAT TCTGGAATTTGCAACTACATGAGGACCAAGGAGAAGTACCTTGCAGAGTTAAGCTTTCATTTGGGGATGACACAACAGACTGGATACGACAGCAGCCAGGCCGGATCGGTTATGAACTGCAGAGTCCGTGTGGTCGAGCAGCAGCGCAGTGTTCCAGCCGTAGGCCAAGCCATCAGGGTTAATCAAGCAGGCTCTTCCGTCGCCGCGCtctgtgttcttgtgttcttggatGCTGCCATACTCTTTGTGGGTGTCTTATTTTCATGGCGTTGCTGA